A single window of Nasonia vitripennis strain AsymCx chromosome 4, Nvit_psr_1.1, whole genome shotgun sequence DNA harbors:
- the LOC100117523 gene encoding papilin isoform X3 codes for MFSITRFSFRSLLVLLILVSSHVTDTQARYHHVKLRHDRHRRQQGESYAPPSHVLDSEEPERGSWGPWSHPSACSRTCGGGVASQTRECLDRDDYNNDRCTGARKRFFSCNIQPCPGEQKDFRAEQCAEFNNKPFEGVYYDWIPYTGGHNKCELNCMPRGERFFYRHRESVIDGTPCNIEKNDVCVEGKCMPVGCDMMLGSSAREDACRECGGDGSDCNTVKGLFDQDDLQAGYVDILLIPEGATNVVVREIRPSNNYLAIRNTTGHYYLNGNWRIDFPRSLRFAGTIFHYSRDPQGFSAPDTITCLGPTSEAIYVVLLYQDHNVGVDYQYSMPKKFSQQSDPDSYTWVADEFSTCSTSCGGGYQSRRVSCVKRRTNEEADEKLCDPMLEPVDTQACGNEPCPPQWVASDWSNCSKPCGEGGEQTREIKCEQIVSGGVPTIVDENQCIERLGPKNVTKQQCNKDVECPQWHLGPWKPCDHLCGEGKQTRKVTCYRKNEEGKVQVLEDSACQGEVPEKEKACELRPCEGVDWVVSPWSGCTDKCGLTQETRTVQCATQGGKVYPDDMCDSEKKPESTKECESSQNCEYQWIKTQWSKCSAQCGTGIQTRKVFCATFEDEDTMKKVPDSKCEAEEKFNTTRECTTKSEDCKGEWFAGPWSKCSKPCGGGESTRKVICLKDNKTVPSDQCDYQTIMDETEACNTKACEEDEVLPVEPSKVTALVPDEEEECEDEEEEDFVTIDSRFNTDESEESSDMTETSPLSSPLASDSTDMFSSTLEDRMYSDGISRGDVSVPTDSGSGSTSSDDDEFSVPILTTLEGSGTSPDEFDMLTTISGSSADTTATGSSEDITEGSGTTESAVTETGFSASGETVANSGATEVWTDGTTSGVTEQSSDQTTEQSIEQATEQSTDNTSAASSTEESTSDTEVTSDSSAMTTDSSTDSSVSSSDTTDSESTEPTDTTRTSDTESTEATSDSSASTDSSTMASAISETTFESSTEPNTESSGASSDAGVSTESSGSETTEGSVESSGSTEAVTGESGETTVAETDVTEASSDTSESSTLVSGETQTVESVTSDTTEFGATETGATETGATETEATETGATETGATESSDVTESGATQQSTVEGTSESGMTTESGETEATSEYSTIGATDETTESGVSTATEETDLTGQSEIMDLFTTPSAVDKAITIEHRLKKCKPKKKKTCKTTEFGCCYDGVTAAQGPFGKGCPTPHTCQETKYGCCPDGVSPAAGPKFQDCPDQHCGETLFGCCQDGVTPAEGNDFEGCKIPCNQTEFGCCPDEETPASGKNNLGCCNTTEFGCCPDGTKFASGKDGKGCEEEAETDTPIETTTLAPGDCSNSTYGCCPDGQKTANGTNFEGCGVINTKNCTASYFGCCPDNITAALGPNNTGCHLPCDNTTYGCCDDNETPAHGPNKEGCCLSSQYKCCPDNILPARGPNFYGCGCQYSKFRCCPDNTTAARGPNNEGCGCQYTPHGCCPNRFTPATGPNYGDCPCYTYQFGCCPDGVTIAKGPHGQGCGCENTEFKCCSDGRTPAKGPNFAGCTCDASKYGCCPDGIEEAQGENFEGCLKVPSIPSAACALPRDRGTCREFTVKWFYDTEYGGCSRFWYGGCEGNDNRFKTQEECKAICVEPKGKDVCYLPKITGPCEGYHPTWYYDTDRKQCGQFIYAGCLGNGNRFKSREECEERCAEPADADPCTLPQEVGPCEGNFTRWYFNKESQNCEVFKYGGCKGNHNNYPSEVACRQQCLQPGRSRESCSLPRAEGNCTDKFSRWYFDQQENRCMPFYYTGCGGNKNNFGSRDACESDCPPKIEQDICLLPALLGECHNYTQRWYFDSYEQRCRQFYYGGCGGNDNNFQTEHDCQNRCEGPVSTPTPPEVEFRSDFCFLPDERGPCQNYQNKWFYDSREGICKQFVYGGCSSNGNNFNSREECEYRCGEVQDPCTMPVLVGPCNGSMPQFYYDRSADACYQFDYSGCQGNKNRFQDIRSCEHRCRKRPAVPATPASTRLPASNEPLSPGCLEPVEAGPCDGEITAYFYDKDAGKCQAFIYGGCEGNANRYETEEQCERLCGQFREQDICHLPVDQGPCRGSFPKFYYDQASRICREFTYGGCDGNANRFSSRNECESVCIHHEEPTQSGNKTALSDLKINAIPDDEQDTKDPCAEATEHCHQLHCPYGQEDYVDSQNCQRCRCNEPCQSVQCPEGTKCAVTLVGSRDGTAYRGICNPVTKPGKCPVVSNSTRCEIECYTDADCSGEQKCCRSGPCTSCLNPATEEVIATPPPYAPSEQEAIPPGAAPAKIEQPESPNVSAQEGGYVTMRCVVIGTPTPIIVWRKDAKIIGSNENRRRLLNDGSLQIINLYPYDKGLYVCTADNGIGSPVRIEYQLDVLEPTDTSPGIIDEPNRAITVTLNSPTVLHCYAVGWPRPTVTWWRNDSMLPLSSEHYEQESDNTLRIRSVTLSNLGVYTCHAFNGIGKPAEWSTILQAIGPVANIRPDQEQYRKYLVQAPQRPERPSYPYRPNRTQIHENQTYAPIYTTRRYNIPGVVPINVTTPAPEVNYASPVRVNVSASQVQFPEGGPIKLYCNVTGSPTPRVTWYKNDEPIQVDERTRISESNELTISPANSNDTGTYRCEGVNQHSTSSESVDIRVAGIYIDPLCQDKVHLANCSLIVAARYCQHEYYAKFCCRSCTEAGQLPSRVVPPYADNQRAKRSLFSFL; via the exons CCATGCCCAGGAGAACAAAAGGATTTTCGAGCCGAGCAGTGCGCGGAATTCAACAACAAACCTTTTGAGGGAGTGTACTACga CTGGATACCGTACACGGGTGGCCACAACAAGTGCGAGCTTAATTGCATGCCCCGAGGTGAAAGATTCTTTTACAGGCACAGAGAGAGCGTGATTGATGGTACCCCGTGCAATATCGAGAAAAATGACGTCTGCGTCGAGGGCAAATGCATG CCCGTGGGCTGTGACATGATGCTGGGCAGCTCGGCTCGGGAGGACGCCTGCCGCGAATGCGGTGGTGACGGCTCCGACTGCAATACCGTCAAGGGACTCTTCGACCAGGATGACTTGCAGGCTG GCTACGTCGACATCCTGCTCATACCAGAAGGGGCGACCAACGTCGTCGTCCGCGAGATCAGACCCTCCAATAATTATCTCG CTATCCGAAACACGACCGGCCACTACTACTTGAACGGCAACTGGAGGATAGACTTTCCGCGAAGCCTTCGGTTCGCCGGCACGATTTTCCATTACAGCCGAGACCCGCAGGGATTTTCAGCGCCGGACACGATAACGTGCCTTGGTCCGACCTCCGAGGCTATCTACGTAGTG CTTCTCTACCAAGATCACAACGTCGGCGTGGATTACCAGTACAGCATGCCCAAGAAGTTTTCCCAACAATCGGACCCCGACAGCTACACCTGGGTCGCCGACGAGTTCTCGACTTGCAGCACTTCCTGCGGAGGAG GTTACCAGTCCCGGCGGGTGAGCTGCGTGAAACGTCGCACGAATGAGGAAGCCGACGAGAAGCTGTGCGACCCGATGCTCGAGCCCGTGGATACGCAAGCCTGTGGCAATGAGCCCTGTCCGCCCCAGTGGGTGGCCTCGGACTGGTCGAACTGCAGCAAGCCCTGCGGCGAGGGCGGCGAGCAAACGCGCGAAATCAAGTGCGAGCAGATAGTCTCGGGTGGCGTGCCGACCATCGTCGACGAGAACCAGTGCATCGAGCGCCTTGGACCGAAGAACGTCACTAAGCAACAGTGCAACAAGGACGTCGAGTGCCCCCAGTGGCATCTGGGACCCTGGAAACCG tgCGATCACCTGTGCGGAGAAGGCAAACAAACGAGAAAGGTAACTTGCTACAGGAAAAACGAAGAAGGAAAGGTGCAAGTGTTGGAAGATTCAGCCTGCCAGGGAGAAGTTCCCGAAAAGGAAAAAGCTTGCGAATTGAGGCCCTGCGAAGGAGTCGACTGGGTTGTATCTCCATGGAGCGGC TGCACGGACAAATGCGGTCTCACCCAAGAGACAAGAACAGTACAGTGCGCCACGCAAGGTGGCAAGGTTTATCCGGACGACATGTGTGACAGCGAGAAGAAACCAGAATCAACAAAAGAATGTGAGAGTTCGCAGAACTGCGAATATCAGTGGATAAAAACCCAGTGGAGCAAG TGTTCTGCGCAATGTGGCACCGGAATACAAACTCGTAAAGTCTTTTGCGCGACGTTCGAAGACGAAGATACCATGAAAAAAGTTCCGGACAGCAAGTGCGAAGCAGAAGAAAAGTTCAACACCACTCGGGAATGTACGACTAAGAGCGAGGACTGCAAGGGCGAATGGTTCGCTGGACCGTGGAGTAAA TGTTCGAAACCATGCGGCGGCGGAGAGAGCACTCGTAAAGTTATTTGCCTGAAAGACAACAAGACTGTACCTTCTGATCAATGCGATTACCAAACAATCATGGATGAAACTGAAGCTTGCAACACCAAAGCATGTGAAGAAG ACGAAGTACTTCCAGTGGAACCAAGCAAAGTAACAGCTTTAGTCccagacgaagaagaagagtgCGAGGATGAAGAGGAAGAAGACTTTGTAACAATCGATAGTCGCTTTAACACGGAC GAATCGGAAGAATCATCGGACATGACGGAAACCTCTCCTCTGAGCTCCCCACTCGCATCTGACAGCACTGACATGTTCAGCAGTACTTTGGAGGACAGAATGTACAGTGATGGAATAAGCCGAGGTGACGTTTCTGTCCCGACGGATAGCGGTAGTGGTTCGACTAGCAGCGATGATGACGAATTTTCTGTTCCGATATTAACAACTCTTGAAGGTAGTGGTACTTCACCCGATGAATTCGATATGCTTACAACTATTTCGGGATCATCTGCTGATACTACTGCAACGGGATCGTCTGAAGATATCACTGAAGGCTCTGGAACGACTGAATCAGCAGTTACAGAAACTG GTTTCAGTGCTTCTGGCGAAACAGTGGCGAACTCTGGTGCCACTGAAGTATGGACCGATGGAACGACTAGTGGAGTAACCGAGCAATCATCTGATCAAACCACTGAACAATCTATCGAACAAGCAACTGAACAATCAACGGATAACACTTCCGCTGCATCGAGCACGGAAGAATCAACTAGCGATACTGAAGTTACCAGCGATAGCTCGGCAATGACAACGGACTCAAGTACTGATTCGAGTGTGTCTTCATCGGATACAACTGATTCAGAGAGTACAGAACCCACTGACACGACCCGCACATCTGATACTGAAAGTACGGAGGCTACTTCTGACAGCAGCGCTTCCACCGATTCCAGTACCATGGCTAGCGCAATTTCTGAAACCACCT tcGAGTCATCGACAGAGCCCAATACAGAATCATCAGGAGCTTCTAGCGATGCTGGAGTATCAACAGAATCTAGCGGAAGTGAAACTACCGAGGGATCAGTCGAAAGCTCCGGATCTACGGAAGCTGTCACCGGGGAATCTGGAGAAACGACCGTGGCTGAAACTGATGTGACAGAAGCATCCAGCGATACGTCGGAATCATCGACCTTAGTGAGCGGAGAAACGCAGACAGTTGAATCTGTAACATCTGATACAACGGAGTTCGGTGCTACGGAAACTGGTGCTACAGAAACTGGCGCTACAGAAACTGAAGCTACAGAAACTGGAGCTACTGAAACAGGGGCTACGGAATCCAGCGATGTTACTGAATCTGGAGCAACACAGCAATCAACTGTTGAAGGCACCAGTGAATCCGGCATGACCACCGAATCTGGGGAGACTGAAGCCACCAGCGAGTACAGCACGATCGGTGCCACCGACGAAACAACTGAAAGCGGAGTTTCAACGGCTACTGAGGAAACTGACTTGACAGGACAATCCGAAA TTATGGACTTGTTTACTACACCGAGTGCCGTCGACAAAGCTATCACCATCGAACATCGCCTCAAGAAATGCAAaccaaagaaaaagaagacgtGCAAGACCACTGAATTCGGTTGCTGTTATGATGGTGTTACTGCAGCACAAGGACCATTTGGTAAAGGTTGTCCAACTCCTCATACCTGCCAAGAAACTAAATATGGTTGCTGTCCTGACGGAGTTTCACCAGCCGCTGGACCTAAATTCCAGGATTGTCCCGATCAGCACTGCGGTGAGACACTATTTGGCTGTTGCCAAGACGGTGTTACTCCAGCTGAAGGCAATGATTTCGAAGGATGCAAGATACCTTGCAATCAAACTGA ATTTGGTTGCTGTCCTGATGAGGAAACTCCTGCTAGTGGTAAAAACAATCTTGGGTGCTGCAATACTACCGAGTTTGGATGTTGCCCTGATGGCACCAAATTCGCATCTGGAAAAGATGGAAAAG GATGCGAAGAGGAAGCCGAAACTGATACCCCTATCGAGACAACGACACTTGCGCCAGGTGATTGTTCTAACTCTACTTACGGTTGTTGCCCTGACGGACAGAAAACTGCAAACGGAACTAACTTTGAGGGGTGCGGCGTTATCAACACCAAAAACTGCACTGCCTCTTACTTTGGATGCTGTCCAGACAACATCACCGCTg CTCTTGGACCAAACAACACAGGCTGTCACTTGCCATGCGACAACACAACCTACGGATGCTGCGATGATAACGAAACTCCGGCTCACGGGCCTAACAAGGAGGGCTGCTGCTTATCAAGCCAATACAAATGCTGTCCCGATAACATTTTGCCAGCTCGTGGACCGAACTTCTACGGCTGTGGCTGTCAATACTCCAAATTTAGATGCTGCCCCGACAACACAACTGCCGCTCGAGGCCCGAACAACGAGGGCTGCGGCTGTCAGTACACACCACATGGCTGCTGCCCGAACAGATTCACACCGGCCACCGGACCGAACTATGGTGACTGTCCCTGCTACACTTATCAATTCGGCTGCTGTCCTGATGGCGTTACCATTGCCAAAGGACCTCACGGTCAAG GTTGCGGCTGCGAAAATACGGAGTTCAAGTGCTGCTCGGACGGAAGAACTCCCGCTAAAGGTCCAAACTTTGCCGGCTGTACTTGCGACGCTTCTAAGTACGGCTGCTGCCCTGATGGAATTGAGGAGGCTCAGGGTGAGAACTTCGAAGGATGTCTAAAGGTGCCCTCGATTCCGAGCGCCGCTTGTGCTCTACCCCGCGACCGAGGCACTTGCCGCGAATTCACCGTCAAGTGGTTCTACGACACCGAATACGGAGGCTGCTCGAGATTCTGGTACGGCGGCTGCGAGGGTAATGACAATCGATTCAAAACCCAGGAGGAATGCAAAGCCATTTGCGTTGAGCCTAAAGGAAAAG ACGTTTGCTACTTGCCCAAGATTACTGGTCCATGCGAAGGATACCACCCGACTTGGTATTACGACACCGATAGGAAGCAGTGCGGTCAATTTATTTACGCTGGCTGTCTTGGAAACGGTAACAGATTCAAGTCTCGCGAGGAATGTGAAGAACGTTGTGCGGAGCCTGCTGATGCcg ATCCTTGCACTCTACCCCAAGAAGTTGGTCCTTGCGAAGGAAACTTCACAAGATGGTACTTCAATAAAGAAAGTCAGAATTGCGAAGTCTTCAAGTATGGAGGTTGCAAAGGTAATCATAACAACTATCCATCCGAGGTGGCTTGCCGTCAACAGTGCCTACAGCCTGGTCGCAGTCGCG AATCATGTTCGCTGCCAAGAGCGGAGGGTAACTGCACGGACAAGTTTTCGCGTTGGTACTTTGATCAGCAGGAGAATCGTTGCATGCCATTTTATTACACTGGATGTggtggaaataaaaataactttggCTCTAGAGATGCATGCGAATCTGATTGTCCACCTAAGATTG AGCAAGACATCTGTCTCCTGCCGGCTCTCCTTGGCGAGTGTCACAATTACACTCAGCGCTGGTACTTCGATTCCTACGAGCAGAGATGCAGACAGTTCTACTACGGTGGATGCGGTGGCAACGACAACAATTTCCAAACAGAACACGACTGCCAGAACAGATGCGAAGGTCCAGTCAGTACACCTACTCCCCCGGAAGTTGAATTCCGATCCG ACTTCTGCTTCTTGCCTGACGAGCGCGGTCCATGCCAGAACTACCAGAACAAATGGTTCTACGACAGCCGCGAGGGAATTTGCAAGCAGTTTGTGTACGGCGGCTGCTCCAGCAACGGAAACAACTTCAACTCGCGCGAGGAGTGCGAGTACAGATGCGGTGAAGTTCAAG ACCCGTGCACGATGCCGGTACTCGTCGGCCCGTGCAACGGCTCGATGCCGCAGTTCTACTACGACCGCAGCGCCGACGCCTGCTACCAGTTCGACTACAGCGGCTGCCAGGGCAACAAGAACCGGTTCCAGGACATCCGCAGCTGCGAGCACCGCTGCCGCAAGCGTCCAGCCGTTCCGGCCACTCCGGCTTCCACCAGACTCCCGGCAAGCAACGAGCCCCTCAGTCCAGGCTGCCTCGAGCCCGTGGAGGCTGGACCCTGCGACGGCGAGATCACCGCCTACTTCTACGACAAGGACGCCGGCAAGTGCCAGGCCTTCATCTACGGAGGCTGCGAGGGCAACGCCAACCGCTACGAGACCGAGGAACAGTGCGAGCGACTCTGCGGACAGTTCCGCGAGCAGG ACATCTGCCATCTTCCGGTCGACCAGGGCCCTTGCCGAGGCTCCTTCCCCAAGTTCTACTACGACCAGGCTTCTCGAATTTGTCGTGAATTCACTTATGGCGGCTGCGACGGAAATGCTAATCGGTTCAGCTCGCGCAACGAGTGCGAATCCGTTTGCATTCATCACGAGGAACCCACTCAATCTGGCAACAAAACAGCACTCTCCGACTTGA AAATAAACGCAATCCCCGATGACGAACAAGACACGAAAGATCCCTGCGCCGAAGCAACCGAACACTGCCACCAACTCCACTGCCCGTACGGTCAGGAAGACTACGTCGATTCACAAAACTGCCAACGCTGCCGCTGCAACGAACCTTGCCAATCAGTCCAATGCCCCGAAGGAACCAAATGTGCCGTAACGCTCGTCGGTTCCCGGGACGGCACCGCATACAGAGGCATTTGCAACCCTG TGACGAAACCCGGCAAATGTCCAGTAGTGTCCAACAGTACGCGATGCGAAATAGAATGTTACACGGACGCCGACTGCTCCGGCGAGCAGAAGTGCTGCCGAAGTGGACCCTGCACCTCGTGCCTGAATCCAGCGACGGAAGAGGTGATCGCCACTCCACCGCCTTACGCGCCTAGTGAACAAGAGGCGATACCACCTGGAGCTGCGCCAGCCAAGATCGAGCAACCGGAATCACCGAACGTCAGCGCACAAGAGGGTGGCTACGTGACTATGCGTTGTGTTGTCATCGGCACACCTACGCCAATCATCGTTTGGAGAAAGGACGCCAAAATT ATCGGCTCGAACGAGAACAGACGACGACTGCTTAACGACGGATCGTTGCAAATCATCAATCTCTACCCATATGACAAGGGTCTCTACGTTTGCACTGCTGATAACGGCATCGGCTCGCCAGTTAGGATCGAATATCAATTGGACGTTCTCG AGCCTACCGACACTTCACCGGGTATAATCGACGAACCTAACCGAGCGATCACCGTGACTCTGAACTCGCCAACGGTGCTGCATTGCTACGCTGTCGGTTGGCCCAGGCCGACCGTTACCTGGTGGCGTAACGACAGCATGCTTCCTCTCTCGTCCGAGCACTACGAGCAAGAATCTGACAACACTCTGCGTATTCGATCGGTAACACTGAGCAACCTGGGCGTTTACACCTGTCACGCATTCAACGGTATCGGTAAGCCAGCCGAGTGGTCGACGATTCTTCAAGCCATCGGACCAGTAGCCAATATACGACCCGACCAGGAACAGTACAGGAAGTACCTGGTTCAAGCGCCACAGAGACCAGAGAGACCGTCCTATCCTTACAGACCGAACAGAACGCAGATTCACGAAAACCAGACTTACGCGCCGATCTACACCACCAGGCGCTATAATATCCCTGGCGTTGTGCCGATTAACGTAACTACGCCCGCGCCTGAAGTTAATTATGCAT CGCCTGTTCGCGTCAATGTGTCAGCGTCGCAAGTACAGTTCCCAGAAGGTGGTCCAATCAAGCTCTATTGTAATGTTACCGGATCGCCAACTCCCCGTGTAACATGGTACAAGAATGACGAGCCCATCCAAGTTGACGAACGCACTCGAATTTCTg AGTCCAACGAACTGACAATTTCGCCAGCGAATTCCAATGACACCGGTACCTACCGCTGCGAAGGAGTTAACCAGCATTCGACCAGCTCAGAAAGCGTGGACATTCGCGTAGCCG gTATTTACATCGATCCTCTTTGCCAGGACAAAGTACACTTAGCCAATTGCAGTCTCATCGTTGCAGCGAGATACTGCCAGCACGAGTACTACGCGAAATTCTGCTGTCGTTCGTGTACAGAAGCTGGACAACTGCCATCAAGAGTCGTACCCCCATACGCCGATAATCAGAGAGCCAAAAGgtcacttttttcatttctgTAA